The DNA segment GGCCCGGGTGCGGGCCTTCGAGCGGCCGTCGGAACGGGAATCGGAACCGCGCGACCCGCCGCCGGAACCGCCCCGGCCCCGACCGGCGCCGTCGCGCCTGCGGCCGCCGGTCTCCCCCAGGTCCTCCCAAGCCTCCGCGTCCAGGCCCGCCGCGGTGCGCTGAGCCTTGGGCAGCACGCCCGTCACGTCCGCCGGGATGTCAAGGTCGGTGTAAAGGTGGGGCGAGGTGTGGTAGGTCTCGGGCGGGTTGGGCTGGCCAATCCCGAGGGTTTTGTCGATCAGCCCCCAACGCGGCAGGTCGTCCCAGTCCACGAAGGTGACCGCGGTGCCCTTGTTGCCGGCCCGCCCGGTCCGCCCGGTGCGGTGCAGGTAGATCTTGTCGTCCTCGGGGCACTGGTAGTTGATCACATGGGTGACGTCGTCCACGTCGATCCCGCGGGCGGCCACGTCGGTCGCCGCCAGCACATCGACCTTGCCCTTGCGGAAAGCCCGCAACGCCTGCTCGCGGGCGCCCTGGCCCAGGTCGCCGTGGATGGCGGCGGCTGCGAAACCGCGGCTGACCAACTCGTCTGCCAGCCGGGCGGCGGACCGCTTGGTGCGGGCGAAGATGATAACCCGCCCGCGACCGCGGGCCTGCAGAATGCGGGCGATGATCTCGGTCTTGTTCAACCCGTGCACGCGGTAGACAACCTGGTTGATGTTGAGGACCGTGGCGCCCTGGTCCTCCGGGT comes from the Bifidobacteriaceae bacterium genome and includes:
- a CDS encoding DEAD/DEAH box helicase produces the protein MSTEPQPTFADFDVDPRVVDALAKAGITTPFPIQSLTLPVALSGHDIIGQAKTGTGKTLGFGIPLLQKVLSPGEDGFDALPAPGKPQAVVIVPTRELAVQVATDLGTAASNRSVRIVQVYGGRAYEPQVEALKRGAEVVVGTPGRMIDLLNQRQLDLGHARTVVLDEADEMLDQGFLPDVERLLSETPAGRHTMLFSATMPGPVVAMARRHMTQATHIRVQDPEDQGATVLNINQVVYRVHGLNKTEIIARILQARGRGRVIIFARTKRSAARLADELVSRGFAAAAIHGDLGQGAREQALRAFRKGKVDVLAATDVAARGIDVDDVTHVINYQCPEDDKIYLHRTGRTGRAGNKGTAVTFVDWDDLPRWGLIDKTLGIGQPNPPETYHTSPHLYTDLDIPADVTGVLPKAQRTAAGLDAEAWEDLGETGGRRRDGAGRGRGGSGGGSRGSDSRSDGRSKARTRA